From Leishmania donovani BPK282A1 complete genome, chromosome 34, the proteins below share one genomic window:
- a CDS encoding malate dehydrogenase, putative, with product MGLFFRRSPTALKKGKVVLFGCSNAVGQPLSLLLKMNPHVEELVCCNTAADGDVPGSGIAADLSHIDTLPKVHYATDEGQWPALLRDAQLILLCFGSSFDLLRQDRDIALKAAAPTMRRVMAAVASSDTTGNVAVVSSPVNALTPLCAELLKASGKFDPRKLFGVTTLDVIRTRKLVAGTLHMNPYDVNVPVVGGRGGVTACPLIAQTGLRIPLDDIVRISGEVQSYGVPFEAAAGAGSHDALSTEVAPPVALGLAYAACDFSTSLLKALRGDVGIVECALVESTIRSETPFFSSRVELGREGVQRIFPMGALTSYEHDLIEAAVPELMRDVQAGIEASTKF from the coding sequence ATGGGCCTCTTCTTTCGCCGATCTCCGACGGCTCTGAAGAAGGGCAAGGTGGTGCTCTTCGGCTGCAGCAATGCGGTAGGCCAGCCGCTGTCGCTCCTACTCAAGATGAACCCGCACGTAGAGGAGCTTGTGTGCTgcaacaccgccgctgacggcgaCGTGCCAGGCTCCGGCATCGCCGCAGACCTCTCTCACATAGACACATTGCCGAAAGTGCATTACGCTACCGACGAGGGGCAGTGGCCGGCGTTGCTGCGCGATGCACAGCTTATCCTTCTCTGcttcggcagcagcttcgACCTTCTACGCCAAGACAGAGACATAGCCCTCAAAGCAGCCGCTCCGACGATGCGCCGCGTCATGGCTGCCGTCGCGTCCTCTGACACAACGGGAAACGTGGCTGTCGTGTCGAGTCCTGTGAACGCCCTTACCCCGCTCTGCGCAGAGCTTCTGAAGGCGTCTGGAAAGTTTGACCCCCGAAAGCTGTTCGGCGTTACCACGCTCGACGTGATACGGACTCGGAAGCTGGTGGCAGGGACGCTGCACATGAACCCATACGACGTGAACGTGCCCGTTGTGggagggcgcggcggcgtgacGGCGTGCCCGCTGATTGCCCAGACTGGACTTCGTATCCCTCTTGATGACATCGTTCGCATATCCGGCGAGGTGCAGAGCTACGGGGTACCTTTTGAGGCCGCAGCGGGTGCGGGCTCGCACGACGCATTGAGCACGGAGGTTGCACCGCCGGTGGCTCTCGGCCTCGCTTACGCCGCCTGCGACTTCTCCACGTCGCTGCTCAAGGCGCTTCGCGGCGATGTCGGAATCGTCGAGTGTGCTCTCGTGGAGTCCACGATAAGGTCCGAGACGCCGTTCTTCAGCTCACGAGTGGAGTTGGGCCGTGAGGGTGTACAGCGCATTTTTCCTATGGGCGCACTGACGTCCTATGAGCACGATCTCATTGAGGCAGCAGTGCCCGAGTTGATGAGGGATGTGCAGGCAGGGATCGAGGCTTCCACGAAGTTTTGA
- a CDS encoding adenylate kinase 2, protein MKIVMEGPPQGGKTTVASVVKERYGLCYVSTSEAVRNAVRLGNSAYSSQLKQLIDNDELIPDSLEVKVVCEATRRPDCVNGFVLDGFPRTRKQSRMMQDLENVKVDIVVELEISDKELQTRFGGRWYHPKSGRIYHTFYNPPLNAGKDDYTGEPLVQHSEDTPERIRQRMSQYRQQLSEVRSTFVGNAWVTVEASGNVESVRNNVFAVLDPLYFAQTSKKVPKPWWKFW, encoded by the coding sequence ATGAAGATCGTGATGGAAGGGCCCCCGCAAGGGGGCAAGACGACCGTCGCGTCTGTGGTGAAGGAGCGCTACGGCCTGTGCTATGTGTCCACGAGCGAGGCCGTGCGAAATGCGGTGCGCCTTGGCAATAGCGCTTACAGCTCacagctgaagcagctgaTCGACAACGACGAGCTCATTCCCGATTCGCTGGAAGTGAAGGTTGTCTGCGAGGCCACGAGACGACCGGACTGCGTCAATGGCTTCGTGCTGGACGGTTTTCCGCGCACCCGCAAGCAGTCGAGGATGATGCAAGATTTGGAGAACGTGAAAGTCGACATTGTGGTCGAGTTGGAGATTTCGGACAAAGAGCTACAGACTCGCTTCGGCGGTCGCTGGTACCACCCCAAGTCGGGACGCATCTATCACACCTTCTACAACCCGCCCCTGAATGCAGGCAAGGACGACTACACCGGCGAGCCCCTGGTGCAGCACTCAGAGGACACGCCGGAGAGGATCCGGCAGCGCATGTCCCAGTATCGCcagcagctgagcgaggTGCGGAGCACCTTTGTAGGTAATGCGTGGGTGACTGTAGAGGCAAGCGGCAATGTGGAGTCTGTGCGGAACAACGTCTTCGCGGTGCTCGACCCTTTGTACTTTGCCCAAACCTCCAAGAAGGTGCCGAAGCCGTGGTGGAAATTCTGGTGA
- a CDS encoding adenylate kinase, putative has translation MKIVLMGAPGCGKGTQSPYIQDRYGLCHLSTGDMLRDAVARKTANGKLAKDAMDSGKLVSDDIVFGIVKDSIKNPECRYGYILDGYPRTLKQAQMMEDAGEKIDKVIEFSVPDEVILERTSGRWIHKPSGRTYHEVFRPPKTPGKDDITGEDLYQRPDDRREVCEKRLDIYKNETRPLADYFIKEGVYSMINANQTIDEVRKAIAALLDPIGIATGLK, from the coding sequence ATGAAGATTGTGCTCATGGGCGCCCCCGGCTGCGGCAAAGGTACGCAGAGCCCGTACATACAGGACCGGTACGGTCTGTGCCATCTGTCGACGGGTGATATGCTGcgcgacgcggtggcgcggaAGACTGCGAACGGAAAACTGGCGAAGGACGCCATGGATTCGGGCAAGCTTGTCAGTGACGACATTGTTTTTGGGATTGTGAAGGATAGTATTAAGAACCCCGAGTGCCGCTACGGCTACATCCTAGACGGCTACCCGCGCACGCTGAAGCAGGCACAAATGATGGAGGACGCCGGGGAGAAGATAGACAAGGTAATCGAGTTCAGCGTTCCGGACGAGGTCATCCTGGAGCGGACGAGTGGCCGGTGGATTCACAAGCCGAGCGGGCGCACGTACCACGAGGTGTTCCGCCCTCCGAAGACGCCCGGCAAGGATGACATAACGGGTGAGGACCTCTACCAACGTCCCGACGATCGCCGCGAGGTGTGCGAGAAGCGCCTAGACATCTATAAGAATGAGACTCGTCCTCTCGCCGACTACTTTATCAAGGAGGGCGTGTACTCGATGATCAACGCCAACCAAACGATCGACGAAGTTCGAAAGGCCATCGCCGCTTTGCTGGACCCCATTGGCATTGCAACGGGTCTCAAGTAG
- a CDS encoding malate dehydrogenase has translation MRRSQACFFRVAVLGAAGGIGQPLSLLLKNNKYVKELKLYDVKGAPGAAADLSHICAPAKVTGYTKDDLSRAVEGVDVVVIPAGIPRKPGMTRDDLFNTNASIVRDLAIAVGTHAPKAIVGIITNPVNSTVPVAAEALKKVGVYDPARLFGVTTLDVVRARTFVGEALGKSPLELDIPVVGGHSGETIVPLLSGFPSLSEEQVRQLTHRIQFGGDEVVKAKDGAGSATLSMAFAGNEWTTAVLRALSGEKGVVVCTYVQSTVEPSCAFFSSPVLLGNSGVEKIYPVPMLNAYEEKLMAKCLEGLQGNIKKGIAFGNK, from the coding sequence ATGCGCCGCTCCCAGGCGTGCTTCTTCCGTGTCGCTGTGCTCGGTGCTGCCGGTGGCATCGGCCAGCCCTTGTCGCTCCTCCTCAAAAACAACAAGTACGTGAAGGAGCTGAAGCTGTACGATGTCAAAGGCGCCcctggtgcggctgcggacCTCTCCCACATCTGCGCTCCAGCGAAGGTGACTGGCTACACGAAGGATGATCTCTCAAGGGCTGTCGAGGGCGTTGACGTTGTGGTGATCCCCGCTGGCATCCCCCGCAAACCGGGGATGACGCGCGACGACCTTTTCAACACGAACGCCAGCATCGTGCGCGAtctcgccatcgccgttggcacgcacgcgccgaaGGCAATTGTTGGTATTATCACGAACCCCGTCAACAGCACTGTGCCAGTGGCTGCTgaggcgctgaagaaggTCGGCGTGTACGACCCTGCGCGCCTCTTTGGCGTCACCACACTCGACGTTGTCCGTGCCCGCACCTTCGTCGGAGAGGCGCTTGGCAAGTCCCCCCTGGAGCTCGACATCCCCGTTGTTGGCGGCCACAGCGGTGAGACGATTGTGCCGTTGCTCTCAGGCTTCCCGTCGCTGTcggaggagcaggtgcggcagctgacGCACCGCATCCAGTTTGGTGGTGATGAGGTGGTGAAGGCCAAGGATGGTGCGGGCTCGGCGACGCTGTCCATGGCCTTCGCAGGCAACGAGtggacgacggcggtgctgcgcgccctCAGTGGCGAGAAGGGTGTTGTGGTGTGCACGTACGTGCAGAGCACCGTGGAGCCGTCGTGCGCCTTCTTCAGCTCGCCGGTGTTGCTGGGCAACAGTGGTGTGGAAAAGATCTACCCTGTGCCGATGCTGAACGCATACGAAGAGAAGCTGATGGCCAAGTGCTTGGAGGGTCTGCAGGGCAACATTAAGAAGGGCATCGCGTTTGGCAACAAGTAA
- a CDS encoding mitochondrial malate dehydrogenase, with product MRSSAARLFRVAVLGAAGGIGQPLSLLLKCSPLVTSLSLYDIRGGPGVAADLSHIPSPAEVTGFSSGELEKAVKGADLALVVAGIPRKPGMTRDDLFHTNASIVRDLAIAVGTHAPKAIVGIITNPVNSTVPVAAEALKKVGVYDPARLFGVTTLDVVRARTFVGEALGKSPLELDIPVVGGHSGETIVPLLSGFPSLSEEQVRQLTHRIQFGGDEVVKAKNGAGSATLSMAYAASEWSISMLKALRGDRGIIEYALVESDMQRPHSRFFGCAVELGTNGVERVLPMPKLNAYEQQLLDACLPALSAEFRKGVDFAVKPHLSQDS from the coding sequence ATGCGCTCCTCTGCGGCTCGGCTGTTCCGCGTTGCCGTCCTGGGAGCGGCTGGCGGCATCGGCCAGCCCTTGTCGCTCCTCCTAAAGTGCAGCCCTCTAGTGACGAGTCTTTCGCTCTACGACATTCGCGGCGGACCAGGCGTGGCTGCGGACCTCTCCCACATTCCGTCACCGGCAGAGGTGACCGGGTTTTCCTCAGGTGAGCTGGAGAAAGCCGTGAAGGGAGCGGACttggcgctggtggtggctggCATCCCCCGCAAACCGGGGATGACGCGCGACGACCTCTTCCACACGAACGCCAGCATCGTGCGCGAtctcgccatcgccgttggcacgcacgcgccgaaGGCAATTGTTGGTATTATCACGAACCCCGTCAACAGCACTGTGCCAGTGGCTGCTgaggcgctgaagaaggTCGGCGTGTACGACCCTGCGCGCCTCTTTGGCGTCACCACACTCGACGTTGTCCGTGCCCGCACCTTCGTCGGAGAGGCGCTTGGCAAGTCCCCCCTGGAGCTCGACATCCCCGTTGTTGGCGGCCACAGCGGTGAGACGATTGTGCCGTTGCTCTCAGGCTTCCCGTCGCTGTcggaggagcaggtgcggcagctgacGCACCGCATCCAGTTTGGTGGTGATGAGGTGGTGAAGGCCAAGAATGGTGCGGGCTCGGCGACGCTGTCCATGGCGTACGCGGCCTCGGAATGGTCCATCTCGATGCTCAAGGCTCTTCGTGGTGATAGGGGCATTATCGAGTACGCTCTTGTGGAAAGTGACATGCAGCGGCCACATTCTCGCTTCTTTGGATGTGCAGTGGAACTTGGCACAAACGGCGTAGAGCGTGTGCTGCCGATGCCGAAGCTGAACGCCTACGAACAGCAGTTGCTGGACGCGTGCCTTCCTGCACTCAGCGCTGAGTTCCGCAAGGGGGTCGACTTTGCCGTCAAGCCGCACCTCTCACAGGATAGTTGA
- a CDS encoding glucose-6-phosphate 1-dehydrogenase, putative, translated as MSEEQSHADQDAYVADVDGILDVLRAQVLERKPDDIFQFISKSALSLQKDRGAESCDRINCKVKDEQKSRALTIIVFGASGDLAKKKTFPALFDLYCGGLLPPEVNIIGYARTKVDDVEKWKHETLMKYFSNLSERGCHAEDFLKHISYFCGAYDSVDDFKRLDAVIREKENAFKGPEKGGNRLFYLALPPSVFASVCESIHKGAMPQEVGGWVRVIIEKPFGRDTKSSAELSQALEPFFDESQLYRIDHYLGKEMVQNIITTRFANRIFSAVWNASNIACVQITFKETIGTEGRGGYFDSIGIIRDVMQNHLTQILALLAMEKPRSLDAECIRDEKVSVLKCIEPITKENCVLGQYTASADGSIPGYLEDVTVPEGSTCPTFAVMRLNINNDRWAGVPFILKAGKAVEQKYVAIRIQFRDEVHPYGEATQRNELVIRAQPSEAMYVKITTKVPGLSGDLRQTHQTELDLTYHTRYDVRLPDAYESLINDALLGNSTNFVRKDELDVAWRIFTPLLHQIDSGEIKPIPYQAGTRGPKEADEFIANNGFKHQKGYHWLPSNKL; from the coding sequence ATGTCCGAAGAGCAGTCTCATGCTGATCAGGATGCCTACGTGGCCGACGTCGACGGCATTCTGGACGTGCTCCGCGCGCAAGTGCTGGAGCGGAAGCCAGATGACATTTTCCAGTTCATCTCCAAGTCAGCGCTTAGTCTGCAGAAGGATAGGGGCGCAGAATCGTGCGATCGCATCAACTGTAAGGTCAAGGATGAACAGAAGAGTCGTGCGTTGACTATTATCGTGTTCGGTGCCAGCGGGGATCTGGCCAAGAAGAAGACATTTCCTGCCCTCTTCGATCTGTACTGCGGTGGGCTCCTCCCCCCGGAGGTCAACATTATCGGCTATGCTCGCACCAAGGTGGACGATGTCGAGAAGTGGAAGCATGAGACGCTCATGAAGTATTTTTCGAACTTGTCGGAGCGCGGATGCCACGCCGAGGACTTCTTGAAACACATCAGCTACTTTTGCGGAGCGTACGATAGTGTGGACGACTTCAAGCGTCTTGACGCAGTGATTCGCGAGAAGGAGAATGCCTTTAAGGGCCCTGAGAAGGGTGGAAACCGTCTCTTCTACCTTGCTCTTCCCCCATCGGTATTTGCAAGTGTCTGCGAGAGCATTCACAAGGGTGCAATGCCGCAGGAAGTGGGGGGATGGGTGCGGGTGATCATCGAGAAGCCCTTTGGCCGCGATACCAAGAGCTCTGCCGAGCTGTCCCAAGCGCTGGAGCCGTTCTTCGACGAGTCGCAGCTGTACCGCATTGACCACTACCTCGGGAAGGAGATGGTGCAGAACATCATCACGACACGCTTCGCCAATCGTATCTTCAGCGCTGTGTGGAATGCGAGCAACATCGCGTGCGTGCAGATCACGTTCAAGGAGACCATCGGCACTGAGGGCCGCGGCGGATACTTCGACAGCATCGGCATTATTCGCGATGTCATGCAAAACCACCTCACCCAGATTCTTGCCCTGCTGGCCATGGAGAAGCCGCGGTCGCTGGACGCTGAGTGCATCCGTGACGAGAAGGTGTCGGTACTGAAGTGCATTGAGCCGATAACCAAGGAGAATTGTGTTCTGGGTCAGTACACTGCCTCCGCCGATGGTTCCATCCCTGGTTACCTTGAGGACGTGACCGTACCCGAGGGCAGCACTTGCCCCACATTTGCCGTGATGCGACTCAACATCAACAACGACCGGTGGGCCGGCGTCCCTTTTATTCTCAAGGCCGGCAAGGCTGTGGAACAGAAGTACGTGGCGATTCGCATTCAGTTCAGGGATGAGGTCCACCCCTACGGCGAGGCGACACAACGCAACGAGCTCGTCATCCGTGCCCAGCCGTCCGAGGCTATGTATGTCAAGATCACCACAAAGGTTCCTGGCCTTAGTGGAGATTTGCGGCAGACGCACCAGACAGAGCTGGACCTCACATACCACACTCGGTACGATGTGCGCCTTCCAGACGCCTACGAGAGTCTCATCAACGACGCACTGCTGGGCAACTCGACAAACTTTGTGCGTAAGGACGAGCTCGATGTGGCATGGCGCATCTTCACGCCGCTCCTGCACCAGATTGACTCTGGAGAGATCAAACCGATCCCGTACCAGGCCGGCACGCGCGGGCCTAAGGAAGCGGATGAATTCATCGCCAACAACGGCTTCAAGCACCAGAAAGGCTACCACTGGCTTCCGTCGAACAAGCTGTGA
- a CDS encoding malate dehydrogenase, putative encodes MKPSTLSRFKVTVLGASGAIGQPLALALVQNKRVSELALYDIVQPRGVAVDLSHFPRKVKVTGYPTKWIHKALDGADLVLMSAGMPRRPGMTHDDLFNTNALTVNELSAAVARYAPKSVLAIISNPLNSMVPVAAETLQRAGVYDPRKLFGIISLNMMRARKMLGDFTGQDPEMLDVPVIGGHSGQTIVPLFSHSGVELRQEQVEYLTHRVRVGGDEVVKAKEGRGSSSLSMAFAAAEWADGVLRAMDGEKTLLHCSFVESPLFADKCRFFGSTVEVGKEGIERVLPLPSLNEYEEQQLDRCLPDLEKNIRKGLVFVAENAATSTPSTASP; translated from the coding sequence ATGAAACCATCGACCTTAAGTCGCTTCAAAGTCACCGTCTTGGGCGCCAGCGGGGCCATCGGCCAGCCGCTCGCTCTGGCGCTCGTACAGAACAAGCGAGTCAGCGAGCTGGCACTCTACGACATTGTGCAgccgcgcggcgtcgccgtcgaccTCTCCCATTTTCCACGCAAGGTCAAGGTAACGGGGTACCCGACAAAGTGGATTCACAAGGCTCTAGATGGAGCGGATCTCGTTCTGATGTCGGCTGGCATGCCCCGCCGACCCGGCATGACCCACGATGACCTCTTCAATACAAATGCTCTTACTGTGAACGAGctgagcgcggcggtggcgaggtACGCCCCCAAATCCGTTTTAGCCATTATTAGCAATCCACTGAATAGCATGGTGCCTGTCGCCGcagagacgctgcagcgggcTGGAGTGTATGACCCTCGCAAGCTCTTTGGCATCATTTCTCTGAACATGATGCGGGCCCGCAAGATGCTGGGCGATTTTACTGGTCAGGACCCGGAGATGCTGGACGTGCCCGTCATTGGCGGGCATAGCGGGCAAACCATAGTTCCTCTTTTCTCGCACTCTGGAGTGGAGTTGAGGCAAGAGCAGGTGGAGTACCTGACGCATCGCGTACGCGTGGGTGGCGACGAGGtggtgaaggcgaaggagggcCGTGGGTCTTCGTCGCTGTCGATGGCGTTTGCGGCTGCCGAGTGGGCGGACGGGGTGCTGCGTGCGATGGACGGCGAAAAGACTTTATTGCACTGCTCTTTTGTCGAAAGCCCGCTGTTCGCTGACAAGTGCCGCTTCTTCGGCAGCACCGTGGAGGTGGGCAAGGAGGGAATCGagcgggtgctgccgctgccttcgctGAACGAGTatgaggagcagcagctggaccGCTGCCTCCCGGACCTGGAGAAAAACATCCGCAAAGGATTAGTATTCGTGGCGGAAAACGCGGCCACGTCGACACCCTCGACCGCCTCGCCTTAG
- a CDS encoding ascorbate-dependent peroxidase, putative yields MSGTSRRAKGLFTGIAVGTFVSGAMFVSCASARVEEPPFDIRALRADIESMISDKLELGPSLIRLAWHEAASYDCFKKDGSPNSASMRFKPECLYEGNKGLDIPRKALEPLKKKYPQISYADLWVLAAYVAIEYMGGPTIPFCWGRVDAKDGSVCGPDGRLPDGSKTQSHVREVFTRLGFNDQETVALIGAHTCGECHIKFSGYHGPWTHDKNGFDNSFFTQLLDEDWVLNPKVEKMQLMDRATTKLMMLPSDVSLLLDPGYRKYVELYAKDNDRFNKDFANAFKKLTELGTKNLHRAPASGS; encoded by the coding sequence ATGTCCGGCACCTCTCGGCGAGCGAAAGGCCTCTTTACCGGCATCGCTGTTGGCACCTTCGTGAGTGGTGCCATGTTTGTttcctgcgccagcgcacgcgtgGAGGAGCCGCCGTTCGACATCCGGGCTCTCCGCGCCGACATTGAGAGCATGATCTCTGACAAGCTGGAACTCGGACCTTCGCTGATTCGCCTCGCATGGCACGAGGCCGCTTCGTACGACTGCTTCAAGAAGGATGGCTCTCCGAACTCAGCGTCGATGCGCTTCAAACCGGAGTGCCTGTACGAGGGTAACAAAGGTCTCGACATCCCTCGCAAGGCGCTGGAGCCGTTGAAGAAGAAGTACCCACAAATATCTTACGCGGATTTGTGGGTGCTCGCCGCCTACGTGGCCATCGAGTACATGGGTGGTCCCACGATTCCTTTCTGCTGGGGTCGGGTGGATGCCAAGGATGGCTCTGTGTGTGGACCTGACGGGCGCCTGCCGGACGGCTCAAAGACGCAAAGTCACGTGCGCGAGGTGTTCACGCGTCTCGGGTTCAATGACCAGGAGACAGTGGCGCTCatcggcgcgcacacgtgcggtGAGTGCCACATCAAATTCTCCGGCTACCATGGACCGTGGACGCACGACAAGAACGGTTTCGACAACTCCTTCTTTACGCAGTTGCTCGATGAGGATTGGGTCTTGAATCCGAAGGTTGAGAAGATGCAGCTGATGGACCGCGCGACGACGAAGCTGATGATGCTTCCCAGTGACgtttccctcctcctcgatccCGGCTACCGCAAGTACGTGGAGCTGTACGCAAAGGACAACGACCGCTTCAACAAAGACTTTGCGAATGCGTTCAAAAAGCTGACCGAGCTCGGCACCAAGAACCTTCACAGAGCCCCCGCTTCGGGGAGCTAA